Proteins encoded together in one Hylaeus volcanicus isolate JK05 chromosome 3, UHH_iyHylVolc1.0_haploid, whole genome shotgun sequence window:
- the LOC128873351 gene encoding methyl farnesoate epoxidase-like isoform X1 — MWLGILCLVVALIFVLSYDYYRRPHKFPPGPRGFPIIGNVLDVAKLVKETNLFIDIWSRLAEKYGPIVGLRLGFDQPVVVVSGKAAITEMLNRPEFDGRPQGFIFRFRCGGFMRGLLLTDTDVWHSQRRFALRTLRQFGFGKLTMDDILQRDAIALTNIIIESTKNEPLTNMYSVISAAVFSNLWFILDGTKFDVGTETAEFKEAIHVFKNVLKSVNVSGGVLNPFPFLRFLFPGLTGFSAMKERHKHLDDFFMDVISKHKSNNVGGESTNFIDSYLEEVEAQKAKSSSSSFSEQQLVYVLKDLFVAGVDTTDNSLGFVIAFLVVHQDVQNKVHNEIDEVIGKDICPSLNDRNRLPYLNAVLTEVLRLANITGTTLPHRALADTNLLGYGIKKNYSLLANLKSVHMDKEHWGDPEVFRPERFIDDNGQFVDDSWVIPFGLGRRKCLGETVAKNTMFLFAACLFQKLHFMLPEKDPEPSLLGVDGFITSPPAMNIIVVQRH, encoded by the exons ATGTGGTTGGGTATTTTGTGTCTCGTGGTTGCGTTAATTTTTGTGTTATCATACGACTACTACAGAAGACCACACAAATTTCCTCCAG GCCCGAGGGGATTTCCTATCATTGGAAATGTACTCGATGTGGCTAAATTAGTAAAGGAGACCAACTTGTTTATCGATATTTGGAGCCGTTTAGCGGAGAAGTATGGACCGATTGTTGGTCTTCGGTTAGGCTTCGACCAACCAGTGGTCGTTGTTTCTGGTAAAGCTGCTATTACGGAGATGTTAAATCGACCGGAATTCGATGGCAGACCGCAGGGATTCATCTTTAGGTTCAGATGCGGTGGTTTTATGCGGGGGTTGTTGTTGACGGACACCGATGTTTGGCATAGTCAGAGAAG ATTTGCATTGAGAACTCTCAGACAGTTCGGTTTCGGAAAGCTCACGATGGACGACATACTTCAGCGAGACGCGATCGCATTGACGAATATAATTATCGAATCAACGAAGAACGAGCCATTGACCAATATGTATTCCGTAATCAGCGCAGCCGTTTTCAGCAATTTATGGTTCATCTTAGATGGAACGAA ATTCGACGTGGGCACGGAAACTGCCGAATTTAAAGAAGCGATACACGTATTTAAAAACGTTCTTAAATCCGTGAACGTTTCGGGTGGCGTTTTGAATCCTTTCCCTTTTCTGAGATTCCTGTTCCCAGGACTTACAGGATTTTCGGCGATGAAGGAGCGACACAAACACCTGGACGACTTTTTCATG GATGTGATATCGAAGCATAAAAGTAATAACGTTGGCGGAGAatctacaaattttattgattcTTACTTGGAAGAGGTGGAAGCGCAGAAAGCAAAGTCATCCTCATCGTCTTTTAGTG AACAACAACTAGTTTATGTTTTGAAGGATTTGTTTGTGGCTGGGGTAGATACAACAGACAATAGCCTTGGCTTTGTAATAGCATTCCTAGTGGTTCATCAAGATGTCCAAAACAAAGTGCACAATGAAATTGACGAAGTCATAGGGAAGGATATTTGTCCCTCTCTTAACGATAGAAAtcg ATTGCCATATTTAAACGCAGTTTTAACAGAAGTACTGAGACTAGCAAACATTACTGGTACTACTCTTCCGCATCGAGCGCTAGCAGATACTAATTTACTAGGTTACGGAATTAAGAagaattattcgttattaGCGAATCTTAAAAGCGTGCACATGGATAAAGAACACTGGGGAGATCCTGAAGTGTTTCGTCCTGAACGGTTCATTGACGATAATGGACAATTCGTCGACGACTCGTGGGTTATACCTTTCGGATTAG GCCGAAGAAAATGTTTGGGCGAAACCGTAGCGAAAAATACAATGTTTCTCTTTGCGGCATGTTTATTCCAAAAGCTACACTTTATGTTGCCAGAGAAAGATCCTGAGCCGAGTCTTCTAGGAGTCGATGGCTTCATCACTTCACCGCCAGCGATGAATATTATAGTTGTTCAGAGACATTGA
- the LOC128873351 gene encoding methyl farnesoate epoxidase-like isoform X2 encodes MWLGILCLVVALIFVLSYDYYRRPHKFPPAEKYGPIVGLRLGFDQPVVVVSGKAAITEMLNRPEFDGRPQGFIFRFRCGGFMRGLLLTDTDVWHSQRRFALRTLRQFGFGKLTMDDILQRDAIALTNIIIESTKNEPLTNMYSVISAAVFSNLWFILDGTKFDVGTETAEFKEAIHVFKNVLKSVNVSGGVLNPFPFLRFLFPGLTGFSAMKERHKHLDDFFMDVISKHKSNNVGGESTNFIDSYLEEVEAQKAKSSSSSFSEQQLVYVLKDLFVAGVDTTDNSLGFVIAFLVVHQDVQNKVHNEIDEVIGKDICPSLNDRNRLPYLNAVLTEVLRLANITGTTLPHRALADTNLLGYGIKKNYSLLANLKSVHMDKEHWGDPEVFRPERFIDDNGQFVDDSWVIPFGLGRRKCLGETVAKNTMFLFAACLFQKLHFMLPEKDPEPSLLGVDGFITSPPAMNIIVVQRH; translated from the exons ATGTGGTTGGGTATTTTGTGTCTCGTGGTTGCGTTAATTTTTGTGTTATCATACGACTACTACAGAAGACCACACAAATTTCCTCCAG CGGAGAAGTATGGACCGATTGTTGGTCTTCGGTTAGGCTTCGACCAACCAGTGGTCGTTGTTTCTGGTAAAGCTGCTATTACGGAGATGTTAAATCGACCGGAATTCGATGGCAGACCGCAGGGATTCATCTTTAGGTTCAGATGCGGTGGTTTTATGCGGGGGTTGTTGTTGACGGACACCGATGTTTGGCATAGTCAGAGAAG ATTTGCATTGAGAACTCTCAGACAGTTCGGTTTCGGAAAGCTCACGATGGACGACATACTTCAGCGAGACGCGATCGCATTGACGAATATAATTATCGAATCAACGAAGAACGAGCCATTGACCAATATGTATTCCGTAATCAGCGCAGCCGTTTTCAGCAATTTATGGTTCATCTTAGATGGAACGAA ATTCGACGTGGGCACGGAAACTGCCGAATTTAAAGAAGCGATACACGTATTTAAAAACGTTCTTAAATCCGTGAACGTTTCGGGTGGCGTTTTGAATCCTTTCCCTTTTCTGAGATTCCTGTTCCCAGGACTTACAGGATTTTCGGCGATGAAGGAGCGACACAAACACCTGGACGACTTTTTCATG GATGTGATATCGAAGCATAAAAGTAATAACGTTGGCGGAGAatctacaaattttattgattcTTACTTGGAAGAGGTGGAAGCGCAGAAAGCAAAGTCATCCTCATCGTCTTTTAGTG AACAACAACTAGTTTATGTTTTGAAGGATTTGTTTGTGGCTGGGGTAGATACAACAGACAATAGCCTTGGCTTTGTAATAGCATTCCTAGTGGTTCATCAAGATGTCCAAAACAAAGTGCACAATGAAATTGACGAAGTCATAGGGAAGGATATTTGTCCCTCTCTTAACGATAGAAAtcg ATTGCCATATTTAAACGCAGTTTTAACAGAAGTACTGAGACTAGCAAACATTACTGGTACTACTCTTCCGCATCGAGCGCTAGCAGATACTAATTTACTAGGTTACGGAATTAAGAagaattattcgttattaGCGAATCTTAAAAGCGTGCACATGGATAAAGAACACTGGGGAGATCCTGAAGTGTTTCGTCCTGAACGGTTCATTGACGATAATGGACAATTCGTCGACGACTCGTGGGTTATACCTTTCGGATTAG GCCGAAGAAAATGTTTGGGCGAAACCGTAGCGAAAAATACAATGTTTCTCTTTGCGGCATGTTTATTCCAAAAGCTACACTTTATGTTGCCAGAGAAAGATCCTGAGCCGAGTCTTCTAGGAGTCGATGGCTTCATCACTTCACCGCCAGCGATGAATATTATAGTTGTTCAGAGACATTGA
- the LOC128873351 gene encoding methyl farnesoate epoxidase-like isoform X3: MLNRPEFDGRPQGFIFRFRCGGFMRGLLLTDTDVWHSQRRFALRTLRQFGFGKLTMDDILQRDAIALTNIIIESTKNEPLTNMYSVISAAVFSNLWFILDGTKFDVGTETAEFKEAIHVFKNVLKSVNVSGGVLNPFPFLRFLFPGLTGFSAMKERHKHLDDFFMDVISKHKSNNVGGESTNFIDSYLEEVEAQKAKSSSSSFSEQQLVYVLKDLFVAGVDTTDNSLGFVIAFLVVHQDVQNKVHNEIDEVIGKDICPSLNDRNRLPYLNAVLTEVLRLANITGTTLPHRALADTNLLGYGIKKNYSLLANLKSVHMDKEHWGDPEVFRPERFIDDNGQFVDDSWVIPFGLGRRKCLGETVAKNTMFLFAACLFQKLHFMLPEKDPEPSLLGVDGFITSPPAMNIIVVQRH, encoded by the exons ATGTTAAATCGACCGGAATTCGATGGCAGACCGCAGGGATTCATCTTTAGGTTCAGATGCGGTGGTTTTATGCGGGGGTTGTTGTTGACGGACACCGATGTTTGGCATAGTCAGAGAAG ATTTGCATTGAGAACTCTCAGACAGTTCGGTTTCGGAAAGCTCACGATGGACGACATACTTCAGCGAGACGCGATCGCATTGACGAATATAATTATCGAATCAACGAAGAACGAGCCATTGACCAATATGTATTCCGTAATCAGCGCAGCCGTTTTCAGCAATTTATGGTTCATCTTAGATGGAACGAA ATTCGACGTGGGCACGGAAACTGCCGAATTTAAAGAAGCGATACACGTATTTAAAAACGTTCTTAAATCCGTGAACGTTTCGGGTGGCGTTTTGAATCCTTTCCCTTTTCTGAGATTCCTGTTCCCAGGACTTACAGGATTTTCGGCGATGAAGGAGCGACACAAACACCTGGACGACTTTTTCATG GATGTGATATCGAAGCATAAAAGTAATAACGTTGGCGGAGAatctacaaattttattgattcTTACTTGGAAGAGGTGGAAGCGCAGAAAGCAAAGTCATCCTCATCGTCTTTTAGTG AACAACAACTAGTTTATGTTTTGAAGGATTTGTTTGTGGCTGGGGTAGATACAACAGACAATAGCCTTGGCTTTGTAATAGCATTCCTAGTGGTTCATCAAGATGTCCAAAACAAAGTGCACAATGAAATTGACGAAGTCATAGGGAAGGATATTTGTCCCTCTCTTAACGATAGAAAtcg ATTGCCATATTTAAACGCAGTTTTAACAGAAGTACTGAGACTAGCAAACATTACTGGTACTACTCTTCCGCATCGAGCGCTAGCAGATACTAATTTACTAGGTTACGGAATTAAGAagaattattcgttattaGCGAATCTTAAAAGCGTGCACATGGATAAAGAACACTGGGGAGATCCTGAAGTGTTTCGTCCTGAACGGTTCATTGACGATAATGGACAATTCGTCGACGACTCGTGGGTTATACCTTTCGGATTAG GCCGAAGAAAATGTTTGGGCGAAACCGTAGCGAAAAATACAATGTTTCTCTTTGCGGCATGTTTATTCCAAAAGCTACACTTTATGTTGCCAGAGAAAGATCCTGAGCCGAGTCTTCTAGGAGTCGATGGCTTCATCACTTCACCGCCAGCGATGAATATTATAGTTGTTCAGAGACATTGA
- the LOC128873311 gene encoding sentrin-specific protease 8-like: MAKYNSDEIVLSYYDCLLRARDVALLQGSHWLNDVVIGFYFEYLDAKYNTSEKKEMYFMSPELTQLLKMTDPSEYSILLDHASVSECKCIFFPLNNCDSRDTAGGSHWSLLVYCKADKMCYHFDSSKGYNNNIASKFAKNITNFVLNKDKSNKKFVEADCPQQDNPYDCGVYVLCLTDVVAENVSKTGRVDGYDYDQAKQLTRTKRAELLHLINELKQKSSADQ; this comes from the coding sequence ATGGCAAAATATAACTCGGATGAAATTGTTTTGAGTTACTATGACTGTTTACTTAGAGCAAGGGATGTAGCATTACTGCAAGGATCTCATTGGTTGAATGATGTTGTAATAGGATTCTATTTTGAATACTTGGATGCAAAGTATAACACaagtgaaaagaaagaaatgtactTCATGAGTCCTGAATTAACGCAGTTGCTCAAGATGACAGATCCATCAGAATATAGCATTTTGTTGGATCATGCTAGTGTATCGgaatgcaaatgcatatttttccCTTTAAACAATTGCGACAGCAGAGATACAGCAGGAGGATCGCATTGGAGTTTATTAGTATATTGTAAAGCAGATAAAATGTGTTACCATTTTGATTCATCAAAaggttataataataatattgcttccaaatttgcaaaaaatataacgaatttTGTACTCAATAAAGATAAATcaaataagaaatttgttgaagCGGACTGTCCTCAACAAGACAATCCATACGATTGTGGAGTTTATGTTCTATGTCTAACAGACGTAGTTGCAGAGAATGTTTCAAAAACTGGAAGGGTAGATGGATATGATTATGATCAAGCTAAACAGTTAACACGTACAAAGCGTGCGGAGTTATTGCACttgataaatgaattaaaacaaaaatcgagTGCTGATCAGTAA
- the LOC128873749 gene encoding uncharacterized protein LOC128873749 isoform X1: protein MSVKQNGPDEKKMRPKEKTENARNSDDNFHPPDGGWGWIIVIAAGFSNFCILPVLQSFGLIFRDRFTELGINSSQTTTILNMNIAVTACIGLANGPLFRKFSYRQVSFTGALISAVSIMVLSRMKTFTGALIFFSFLYGAGTGTAMSANSLALNTYFKQKRRIATGLSWTCTGMGPIVIPQVITLLMPKYGIEGTILIFGGIACNAVACALLLQPVSMHAKQKRNTEKLIVNEISETSPYSKTTEPLNKNGKSSVQSRSLDNIVGGVRNSDGTFSLAKGKFGSQYLYYDDEEDGASGIDVMGPGAIMMSRANDGWFSRKDTSTVSITSRTSRKDNTSRNPSRRPSISLSRQSSLNTGSSVRNLNRQNSETESYRRRISCYQTPALPLIILNESCEHAEDSEQCKDPDCSQKLQQKSAIPEKVETANLLEEECVKEERKTFLEAVIIFFDLDLLRDPIYVNMMLGITFANFAEMNFSLLTPFILSEFGFSKIRVATVMSILAGVDVATRLTIPFIADCIGWQNRTFFLVGISGIALGRIVLAYTGDFGVTIAIAFLVGAGKALRTIFMALVIPSHVPLSRLPGATGIQLLAGGVTSLMLGPVVGWIRDVTSDYGIMLHCLNVFTFLTVISWSLEIYFTKRKSRKAMENKMAPKTPLNV, encoded by the exons ATGTCTGTGAAACAAAACGGGCCGGATGAGAAGAAGATGCGACCGAAAGAGAAAACGGAAAATGCGCGGAATTCTGATGATAATTTCCATCCACCCGATGGTGGATGGGGTTGGATTATCGTAATCGCTGCAGGATTCTCTAAC TTTTGCATACTACCAGTGTTGCAATCCTTCGGACTAATATTTAGAGACAGATTTACGGAGTTAGGAATCAACTCGTCGCAAACAACAACTATATTGAATATGAATATCGCGGTGACTGCTTGCATCG GATTAGCAAATGGGCCACTGTTCAGGAAGTTCAGCTATAGGCAGGTGTCTTTCACAGGCGCTCTTATTTCCGCTGTGTCGATTATGGTACTATCGAGAATGAAAACTTTTACTGGagcattaattttcttttcgtttttatatg GTGCTGGAACTGGTACAGCAATGTCGGCGAATTCGTTGGCTTTGAATacttatttcaaacaaaaacgAAGAATCGCGACTGGTCTCAGTTGGACTTGCACTGGCATGGGACCAATTGTAATACCACAG GTAATCACATTGTTGATGCCCAAGTACGGTATCGAGGGAACCATTCTAATATTTGGTGGGATTGCGTGTAACGCTGTCGCTTGTGCTCTTCTTTTGCAACCCGTTTCAATGCACGcgaaacaaaaacgaaatacTGAGAAATTAATCGTTAACGAAATTTCAGAAACGTCACCATACAGTAAG ACGACAGAGCCATTGAacaaaaatgggaaaagtaGCGTTCAAAGCAGATCGTTGGATAACATCGTTGGCGGTGTACGAAACAGCGACGGTACTTTCAGCCTTGCGAAGGGGAAATTCGGTAGTCAGTATTTGTATtacgacgacgaagaagatgGAGCTTCCGGGATAGACGTAATGGGCCCTGGTGCCATTATGATGTCACGAGCTAACGATGGTTG GTTCTCCAGAAAAGATACGTCAACTGTGTCAATAACATCTCGAACATCGAGGAAGGATAACACTTCGAGAAATCCCAGCCGAAGACCGTCGATATCTTTGAGCAGGCAATCCAGTCTCAACACAGGATCGTCGGTAAGAAATCTTAAtag ACAAAACAGCGAAACAGAAAGCTATCGACGGAGAATTTCGTGTTATCAAACACCTGCCCTTCCACTGATCATTCTCAACGAGTCCTGCGAGCACGCTGAAGACTCTGAACAGTGCAAAGATCCTGATTGCAGTCAGAAACTACAACAGAAGTCGGCCATACCTGAGAAAGTAGAAACTGCTAATTTGTTGGAAGAG GAATGTGTCAAAGAAGAGAGGAAAACTTTTCTGGAAGCCGTGATAATCTTTTTCGACCTTGATCTCCTTCGTGATCCTATTTACGTAAACATGATGTTGGGCATCACGTTCGCCAATTTCGCGGAAATGAATTTCTCGTTATTGACACCGTTCATTTTGAGCGAATTCGGATTTTCGAAGATCCGAGTCGCAACTGTGATGTCGATTCTTGCTGGGGTCGACGTGGCCACCAGATTGACGATTCCTTTTATTGCTGATTGCATTGGCTGGCAAAACAGGACCTTCTTCCTCGTTGGAATCTCTGGAATAGCACTTGGTCGTATCG TGCTGGCTTACACAGGCGATTTTGGAGTGACTATAGCAATCGCATTTCTAGTTGGCGCAGGTAAAGCTTTGCGAACAATATTTATGGCCCTCGTGATTCCAAGTCATGTGCCTTTATCGAGGCTCCCAGGTGCAACTGGTATACAACTGCTAGCTGGTGGCGTGACTTCGTTGATGCTGGGTCCAGTTGTGGGTTGGATCAGAGATGTTACATCGGACTATGGGATCATGCTTCACTGTCTCAATGTTTTCACGTTCTTGACTGTGATTTCCTGGTCCCTTGAGATTTATTTCACGAAACGAAAATCGAGAAAAgcaatggaaaataaaatggcgCCAAAGACACcattaaatgtttaa